The proteins below come from a single Lates calcarifer isolate ASB-BC8 linkage group LG11, TLL_Latcal_v3, whole genome shotgun sequence genomic window:
- the LOC108880641 gene encoding LOW QUALITY PROTEIN: neurexophilin-1 (The sequence of the model RefSeq protein was modified relative to this genomic sequence to represent the inferred CDS: deleted 1 base in 1 codon), with protein MMRPNSGFILLLLNGTACLVALGQEDDSSSPKSSSDDSSKTVGLLSGQAPLSPLSRWMLQSKSRAANATSLELPYRSPVPFSKQEFSKQEFWEMLGSDLLKPDASSSRVKRRPIVKTGKFKKMFGWGDFYSNIKTVRLNLLITGKIVDHGNGTFSVYFRHNSTGQGNISVSLVPPVKAVEFDLERQSVVYPKDSKIFNCRVDYEKVDRSKRTSLCNYDPSKTCFQEQIQSHVSWICSKPFKVICIYISFYSTDYRLVQKVCPDYNYHNEMPYLPSG; from the exons GTGGCCCTGGGTCAAGAAGATGACTCCTCCAGCCCCAAGAGCTCTTCAGATGACTCCTCCAAGACAGTGGGCCTCCTGAGTGGGCAGGCTCCCCTCTCGCCCCTGAGCCGCTGGATGCTTCAGAGTAAGAGCAGAGCTGCTAATGCCACCTCTCTGGAGCTGCCCTACCGCTCCCCGGTCCCTTTCTCCAAGCAGGAGTTTTCTAAACAGGAGTTCTGGGAGATGTTGGGCAGCGACCTGCTCAAGCCTGACGCCTCCAGCTCCCGGGTCAAACGCCGGCCCATTGTTAAGACCGGCAAGTTCAAGAAGATGTTTGGCTGGGGAGACTTCTATTCCAATATCAAGACGGTGAGGCTTAACCTCCTGATCACCGGCAAGATTGTGGATCACGGTAACGGCACGTTCAGCGTCTACTTCCGCCACAACTCCACAGGCCAGGGCAACATCTCAGTCAGCCTGGTGCCACCTGTCAAGGCGGTGGAGTTTGACCTA GAGCGCCAGAGCGTGGTCTACCCCAAGGACTCCAAGATCTTCAACTGCCGCGTGGACTATGAGAAGGTGGATCGCAGCAAGCGCACCTCGCTGTGCAACTACGACCCGTCCAAGACCTGCTTCCAGGAGCAGATTCAGAGTCACGTGTCTTGGATTTGCTCCAAGCCTTTCAAGGTCATCTGTATCTACATATCCTTCTACAGTACGGACTACCGCCTGGTGCAGAAGGTTTGCCCGGACTACAACTACCATAACGAGATGCCCTACCTGCCCTCAGGCTAG